The following are from one region of the Phormidium sp. PBR-2020 genome:
- a CDS encoding IS66 family transposase: MEESITIGGIKIPRADWEKTPESVKKLVSNLEQRIAAIEERLGLNASNSSIPPSKQPPQAKAEKKDKGSGRKRGGQKGHKGFGRDLYEPSQCSEIIEHQPETCKHCQAPLTGEDPQPYRHQIVEIPPVEPVVSEHRLHALTCQCCGQTTRAQLPEEVNPSGYGERLQSLVALLSGAYRLSHNQVKTLMADLWQVHLSTGTVNRIRQRVSQQLSQVVNEARAYVMASDQVNVDETSWSQNNGDGNNPENRLGWLWVAVACQVAVYQVSLSRSRGSLEALLGKNFAGVVTSDRYGVYKQYPVEQRQVCWAHLIRDLQRIAQRRGVSKEIGEALLKQAQRLFRWWHRVRDGTLSRELFEAAVARLRQRVHQLLTEAASLCDSSREQTPLARTARTCQEILKVEPALWTFVEVESVEPTNNAAERALRTAVIWRDLSYGSWSRAGSEFVERLLTVVTSLRLQERPLLEFLIQVLRSEPVSLLPLPPE; encoded by the coding sequence ATGGAAGAGAGTATAACGATAGGCGGCATCAAGATTCCTCGCGCCGACTGGGAAAAGACCCCAGAAAGCGTGAAAAAGTTGGTGAGCAATCTTGAGCAACGGATCGCCGCTATCGAAGAACGTCTGGGACTCAACGCCTCAAACAGTTCCATCCCCCCCTCAAAACAACCTCCCCAAGCCAAAGCCGAGAAGAAAGACAAAGGAAGCGGACGTAAACGGGGAGGGCAAAAAGGACACAAAGGATTTGGACGAGACTTATACGAACCGAGTCAGTGCAGCGAGATCATTGAGCATCAACCCGAGACTTGCAAGCATTGCCAAGCACCCTTAACAGGAGAAGACCCCCAGCCGTACCGGCATCAGATTGTAGAAATTCCCCCAGTCGAGCCAGTGGTGAGCGAACATCGACTTCACGCCTTGACCTGTCAGTGCTGCGGTCAAACCACTCGTGCCCAATTGCCCGAAGAGGTTAACCCCAGTGGTTATGGAGAGCGTCTCCAAAGTCTAGTAGCACTGTTGAGTGGAGCCTATCGTCTCAGCCACAATCAAGTCAAAACACTGATGGCAGACTTGTGGCAAGTGCACCTGAGTACGGGAACGGTTAACCGTATCCGTCAACGAGTCAGTCAGCAACTCAGCCAGGTGGTCAATGAAGCCCGAGCCTATGTCATGGCCAGTGACCAGGTGAATGTGGATGAAACCAGCTGGAGTCAAAACAACGGTGATGGGAACAATCCCGAAAACCGCTTGGGCTGGTTGTGGGTGGCAGTGGCCTGCCAAGTAGCGGTCTATCAAGTAAGCCTCAGCCGGAGTCGCGGGAGCCTCGAAGCTCTATTAGGAAAGAATTTTGCGGGTGTAGTTACCAGTGACCGGTATGGGGTCTACAAGCAATATCCGGTTGAGCAACGGCAAGTGTGTTGGGCCCACTTGATACGAGACTTGCAACGCATAGCTCAACGCCGTGGGGTCTCCAAAGAGATTGGTGAAGCTCTGCTTAAACAAGCTCAGCGCCTGTTCCGTTGGTGGCACCGAGTGCGAGATGGAACCTTATCAAGAGAGTTATTCGAGGCGGCCGTGGCACGGCTGCGTCAAAGGGTTCACCAGTTGCTCACTGAAGCGGCTAGCCTTTGTGATTCGAGCCGAGAGCAAACGCCCTTGGCCCGAACCGCACGCACCTGCCAGGAAATTTTAAAGGTTGAACCGGCCTTGTGGACGTTTGTTGAGGTCGAATCCGTTGAGCCGACCAACAATGCAGCCGAGCGCGCTTTACGCACGGCGGTCATTTGGCGTGACTTGAGTTATGGCTCCTGGTCTCGTGCGGGCAGTGAGTTTGTCGAACGCTTGCTGACGGTGGTTACGTCTTTACGGTTGCAGGAACGCCCCCTGTTGGAGTTCTTGATTCAGGTTTTGCGTTCTGAGCCAGTTTCTCTCCTCCCTCTACCCCCTGAATAG
- a CDS encoding UPF0175 family protein: MQAINIQIPIELIEQGETAVLEKIAIQLYENQIFTFGQARRLLNYSVWEFQKLLGENHVVRQYDQEDLAEDIEGIKSGLWDG, translated from the coding sequence ATGCAAGCCATTAATATCCAAATTCCCATTGAATTAATTGAGCAAGGGGAGACGGCAGTTTTAGAAAAAATTGCCATACAGCTTTATGAAAACCAGATATTTACCTTTGGTCAAGCCCGTCGGTTATTGAATTATTCAGTGTGGGAATTTCAAAAACTGTTGGGAGAAAATCATGTGGTTCGGCAATACGATCAAGAGGATTTAGCAGAAGATATTGAAGGGATTAAATCAGGATTGTGGGATGGTTGA
- a CDS encoding type II toxin-antitoxin system VapC family toxin, whose protein sequence is MKGLDTNVIVRFLVRDDEAQWLQADQYINKALENHQLCLINNIVLCEVVWVLRSRYKISRDQLITILESLLNTNIFRFENPDDIAWAIHQMKSGNADFSDYLIVRLNQRSGCDETSSFDVKLGQLSQVKLLGS, encoded by the coding sequence GTGAAAGGTTTGGATACTAATGTAATCGTTCGTTTTCTAGTTCGAGACGACGAAGCACAATGGCTGCAAGCGGATCAATACATAAATAAAGCCCTGGAAAATCATCAACTCTGCTTGATTAATAATATTGTCCTCTGTGAAGTGGTTTGGGTATTACGAAGTCGGTATAAAATTAGTCGAGACCAACTCATTACCATCCTGGAAAGTCTCTTAAATACAAATATTTTTAGATTTGAAAATCCCGATGATATAGCTTGGGCAATTCATCAAATGAAGTCAGGAAATGCTGATTTTTCTGATTATTTGATTGTTCGCCTGAATCAACGGTCTGGCTGTGATGAAACCTCATCGTTTGATGTCAAGCTAGGACAATTATCTCAAGTGAAACTGCTGGGTTCATAA
- a CDS encoding AbrB/MazE/SpoVT family DNA-binding domain-containing protein, with translation MALTRITATGTATIPPEIIDWLNLKPGDPINIAISPDGKVYLEPAPTAAQIDVRTLSGCLYDPDRKSVSLAEMEQAIVEGAGESM, from the coding sequence ATGGCACTGACCCGAATCACCGCTACTGGAACCGCCACCATTCCTCCAGAAATTATCGACTGGCTGAACTTAAAACCGGGCGACCCCATTAATATCGCCATTTCTCCCGATGGTAAAGTCTATTTAGAACCCGCCCCAACAGCCGCTCAAATTGATGTCCGTACCTTATCTGGTTGCCTCTACGACCCAGACAGAAAATCTGTTTCTCTAGCGGAAATGGAACAAGCTATTGTTGAAGGGGCGGGGGAATCCATGTGA